AAGCACATATAATAAATATGTGCTTTTTTTATTTAATGGATTATGATGAGGAATTGCTATGTGCCGATTAATTGCATACATAGGATCTGAGATCCTGTTGGAAGATGTATTGGTAAAGCCTGTAAATTCAATTATCATGCAGAGTTTACATGCACGCGAATCAGAAATTCCCACGAATGGCGATGGATTTGGGTTAGGGTGGTATGCGCCGCATATTAGTCCGGAGCCAGCATTATTTACCTCCATTTCTCCTGCTTGGAATGACAGAAATTTACTGCATTTGACCGCTAAAATTAAATCTCCAGCATTATTTGCCCATGTGCGTGCAGCCAGCGCTGGTGGGGTTACCAATTATAATTGCCATCCCTTTGTCCATGATAAATGGATGTTTATGCATAATGGTGGAATTCATGATTTTATTACGGTCAAAAGGCACCTTCGCCATTTATTAGAAGATGATATTTATCATTGGATTCAGGGAGAAACAGACTCGGAACACATGTTTGCTTTATTTTTGCAAATGGCGAAGGGGAAGGATTTATCACAGTTGTCGGTGGTTGCTGATGTTTTGCAAGCGGTATTTTATCAAATTTCTGAATTAATTAGACAATTTGGAAAACATGGCGCCTCTTATTTTAATGTTTGTCTGACGGATGGCCAGCGGTTATTAGCCAGCCGTTATTGCAGTTATAAAAGCTCTCGTCCATCCAGCATGCATTATTCAATAGGAAGCGAGTTTGTAGCCAGAAATGGCAGATATCACATGCTCCAAGAAAAAGACAAGAAACGTTGTATTCTAGTCACTTCCGA
This genomic interval from Legionella oakridgensis ATCC 33761 = DSM 21215 contains the following:
- a CDS encoding class II glutamine amidotransferase, with translation MCRLIAYIGSEILLEDVLVKPVNSIIMQSLHARESEIPTNGDGFGLGWYAPHISPEPALFTSISPAWNDRNLLHLTAKIKSPALFAHVRAASAGGVTNYNCHPFVHDKWMFMHNGGIHDFITVKRHLRHLLEDDIYHWIQGETDSEHMFALFLQMAKGKDLSQLSVVADVLQAVFYQISELIRQFGKHGASYFNVCLTDGQRLLASRYCSYKSSRPSSMHYSIGSEFVARNGRYHMLQEKDKKRCILVTSEKLTRFNAEWQDVPENHLLMVDKDFSIQLRSL